In Zingiber officinale cultivar Zhangliang chromosome 3B, Zo_v1.1, whole genome shotgun sequence, a single window of DNA contains:
- the LOC121967289 gene encoding F-box/FBD/LRR-repeat protein At1g13570-like gives MSSIVIGNNTLDRISHLPPNIIEQILMRLPLRDAIRTSILSHDWRYAWSSIPHLAFSWQEFPLSICNYSQVNFDRKLVDIIHQVLLLHQGPIHRFELSIQLRSSKDIDGWLLFLSRNDIREIILHRWEGEVYKLPSCLLSCKGLRSLSLHRCMFRPVHFQGFPRLASLFLRSVAISQDGLEALITACPLLNKLCLIDMFDFGGLKVCSPSLVNLTFVGEHIDLSFENVPLLATLSVSLTVKSDKYYAAPGVICKLFRILYHLPSIKKIVLGGQAFKVWTYGELPIQLPCTYQLKHFHATVNFKDMQEMFAIVSLCRSCPLLVTLELEARFVMPANHETPVEKFWNSQQSFDCLFSQLKILEITGVSCILELPFLKFVLANAPVLETAYIGFDYRLKTELDITREMIKFRRLSPAAEIKILKRKFRNASSMWA, from the exons ATGTCTAGCATAGTCATTGGCAACAATACTCTAGACAGAATCAGTCATTTGCCACCAAATATTATCGAACAAATACTCATGCGCTTACCATTGAGAGATGCAATCCGGACAAGCATCTTATCACATGATTGGAGATATGCATGGAGTAGTATTCCACACCTTGCTTTCAGTTGGCAAGAATTCCCCCTATCTATATGCAACTATTCACAAGTTAATTTTGACCGTAAGCTTGTAGACATTATTCATCAAGTCCTACTACTCCACCAAGGACCAATTCACAGATTTGAACTTTCCATTCAGTTAAGAAGCTCCAAAGATATAGATGGGTGGCTTCTCTTTCTTTCAAGAAATGATATTAGAGAAATAATTCTACATAGATGGGAAGGAGAGGTGTATAAGTTGCCTTCTTGTCTTCTCTCATGTAAAGGGCTCAGGTCTCTATCTCTGCATAGATGCATGTTCAGACCTGTTCATTTCCAAGGCTTTCCACGTCTTGCATCTCTGTTTCTTAGAAGTGTTGCCATTTCACAGGATGGGCTTGAGGCTTTAATCACCGCTTGCCCTCTACTAAATAAGCTATGCCTGATAGACATGTTTGATTTTGGTGGTCTTAAGGTTTGTTCCCCAAGTCTGGTTAACTTGACATTTGTTGGAGAACACATAgatctttcttttgaaaatgtTCCATTGCTAGCTACATTGTCTGTCTCCTTAACTGTGAAGAGTGACAAGTATTATGCTGCCCCTGGAGTAATTTGCAAATTATTTAGAATCCTATACCATCTTCCCAGTATCAAGAAGATTGTACTGGGTGGTCAAGCATTCAAG GTCTGGACATATGGTGAGTTACCCATCCAGCTTCCTTGCACATATCAGCTGAAGCATTTTCATGCAACTGTAAATTTTAAGGACATGCAAGAAATGTTTGCCATAGTCTCCCTGTGCAGAAGCTGCCCGTTGTTAGTGACTCTTGAGTTAGAG GCACGTTTTGTCATGCCAGCAAATCATGAAACACCTGTTGAGAAATTTTGGAATTCACAGCAAAGTTTCGATTGCCTATTTAGCCAGCTCAAAATTTTGGAAATTACTGGCGTGAGCTGCATACTTGAACTCCCATTTTTGAAGTTTGTTCTTGCCAATGCACCAGTTCTTGAGACTGCATACATTGGATTCGACTACAGACTGAAGACAGAGCTCGATATCACAAGGGAGATGATCAAATTC